The DNA sequence GCAAAGAATCGCCAAGGGAGGCTTCGCCTCTTTCGTCGGAAATCATCCAGCGAGGATTCTTACCCTTCCACTTGATGGTATCACCTTCGTTGCAGCACAACCATAATTATCTGAGTGAATCTTTATCAAGCGAAAAGGGCGAAGTCCCCTTTGGCAACAGGCAAGGCTTATTGCTTTTGATCCCAGCCTTTAGCCGATCGAAAATGGTTTTTCTTTTGTTTACTTTTCTTTTTTCAAAAAAGAAAAGTAAAACGCCCCAGCATCTCAAGCGATGCGGGAGCGGTTCAAGCAATCCTGCGTAATCTTCCCATCCTGAATGCGAATGATGCGATTGGTTACCTGCGCCATTTCCGGGTCATGGGTAATGAGAATGATGGTCTTCCCCTCCTGCCACAGAGTTTGCAAAATAGCCAGCACCTCCGCACCGGACTGAGAATCCAAATTACCGGTGGGTTCATCCGCCAGAATCACAGGGGGACGAGCGGCAATGGCTCTGGCAATGGCAACCCTCTGCTGCTGCCCGCCGGACATCTGAGCAGGCTGATGGAGCATCCTTTTCTCCAGCCCCACATGGCAAAGGGCCTCTGTAGCAAGGATGCGCCGCTGTTCCCGGCCATAACCCCTGTAAAGAAGCGGCAGCTCCACATTTTCCACAGCGCTGAGGCTGGGAATCAGGTTAAAGCCTTGAAAAATAAAGCCGATCTGCTGGTTGCGTATGGAGGAAAGAATATCATCGGTCAGGGCTGAGACATCCCGCCCATCCAGATAATACTGGCCTCCGGTGGGGGAATCCAAACAGCCCATCACATTCATCAAAGTTGATTTCCCGGAACCGGACTGGCCGATGATGGAGACAAACTCCCCATGCTCCACGGTCAGGGAGATTCCATCCAGCGCCCGAACCTCATTTTCACCCGTGTTGTATATCTTGCAAAGCTCTTTCATTTCAATCAGCGCACTCATTGCTTTTCCCTCTTTTGCCCGATTCTTCCGCCTCTGCATCATGCAGGGCAAGCACGAAGTTAGTATACGCAAATTTCTGGGAAATATTGATGAAGCCTATTAAAATTACCAGCCGTCTATACCGCTGCGCTTCATAGCTCCAAACAGGCGCTTGGTGATGCCCGGCATGTCCTTTTCCATGGAAACCAGCCAGTTTTTGGTATCCTCCCGGCTGGTGGCGCCATCCACCAGACAGCGGCTTTTGACCACCGGGAACTGCGCATTGGCAACGGCCCGGCGAATCTCCCGCTCAGGAGCCAAAACCAGCGGACGTATTACGGTGATATCCTTGCGGGACATATAAGTTACTGGCGAAAAACAGCCGATGCGCGCCTCATGGAACAGGTTCATGACAAAGGTTTCCACGGCATCGTCATAATGATGCCCCAAGGCCAGCTTGTTGCAGCCTGCCTCCTTCATGGTATCGTGCAAAAGCCCACGGCGCATACGGGCGCAAAGGCTGCATGGATTGGGCTCGTTGCGTATATCAAAAACAATGTGCCCAATATCGGTGCGTTTTAAAATATATTCAATCCCCAGATTTTCGCAAAAGGCTTCAATGGGGCTGTAATCGGTATTCACCCCGCCAAAGCAGGGGTCAAGGGTGATGGCAACCAGCTCGAAATCCATCCCCACATGGCGCTTGAGCCGTTCCAGCCCGGCCAACAGGGCCACCGAATCCTTGCCGCCGCTGAGCCCTACCGCTACCTTATCCCCCGGCAAAATCATTTTATAATCCTGTATGGCCCGGCGCATGTATCCAATAATATGCTGCATATTTTAAATCACCCTTATCCTATGTGTTTCATCAGTATACATCACATGGCTCTGCCTGACAAGCCATTTTTTTAGCTCACTGCGGCTAACAGGCAAATCAGTCTTGACACATGGCTGACTCTCCGGCAATGTTTCCGGCTGCATTTCCGAGGAAATGGTGAATATTTCCTTGCCTTGTAAAGTGACTGGATTGTTCTGCCCCCCACCCGGCAAAGGTGCATGGAAATACGGTTCTGTGCGCAATCTTTCCGCAAAAAAAGGAGGCAGCAGCCTCCTTTTGGGTGTAAACAAGCTCTTTTGCATAGCTGGGAGCATCCGCATTTCGGCAAAGCCGAAATCTGCAAGGGAACCTTGCAGCCGCAGCGCCGCTGCGGGCGGATGCCCCGGACCTGCTACTTTTTCCCCGGCTTGCCGAAGCGGTTTTCGGTGCCCTTAAGCAGCCGGCCAATGTTCTCATGGTGCTTGGCTAGAAGGATAATGCCGAAAACCAAGGCACAGAGGGTTTCATACAAAGCCGGACGCCCCAGTGCAGTCTGAACAACAAAGGTAATAATCGGAAAGCCGATGGCCCCTAAAATAGAAGCCAATGAAACAATCCGGGTGATAAACACAATGGGAACGAAGATGACAACCACAATCAGAAAAACCAGCGGGTTAACCAGCAGCATAATCCCCAGCGAGGTCATAACGCCTTTGCCGCCTTTGAAGCGGAAATAGAGAGGATACAGGTGCCCCAAGAGCACAAACAGGCCGGAAAAATAGCCCGAATCCATGAAGACTACCCCAGACATCTGGAAGATAATCCGGCTAATGGCAAGCGCTAGGATGCCTTTGAGCAAATCCCCCGCACCGGTAAAGAAGGCGGGCTTTTTGCCGTATGTCCGGAGGATGTTCGTCATCCCCGCATTGCCGCTGCCGTAGTTGCGGATATCCTCTTTGGCATAAATATGCCCCACAATAATGGCAAAGTTAAGGCTTCCCAACAGGTAGGAAATCAGGGCGCACAGCGCCATAGGAACCAGATTGACTGTACTGAACATAGAATTTTCTCATGCCTTTCCTTGGGGGTCTGCTCCGAAACGGCTGACAGCCCTTATTCGCCCCGCTCCCGCACAATCAGACGCACCGGGGTACCTGTGAGACCAAAGGATTCACGGATCTGGTTTTCCAAATACCGCTGGTAGGAAAAATGAAACAGCTCGGCCCGGTTGACAAAGCAAACAAATGTCGGCGGGCGGGTGGAGGCCTGTGTCATATAGAAAATTTTGAGCCGTTTGCCTTTATCGGAGGGCGGCTGCACCCGGGCGGTGGAATAAGCCAGCAGATCGTTGAGGGTACCGGTGGAAATACGCATGGCATTCTGGGCATCCACGTGGTTGATCGTCTCGAAAAGCTTATCCAGACGCTGGCCGGTTTTGGCAGAAATAAACACAATGGGCACATAGGACATAAAGGAGAAGTTATCCTCCAAATCCCGCTGGTAATCCCGCATGGTGTTGGTTTCCTTGGCAACGGCATCCCATTTGTTGACTGCTACAATACAGGCTTTCCCCTGCTCGTGGGCATACCCGGCTATTTTGGAATCCTGATCGGTAAAGCCCACCTCGGCATCAATCATAATGACTGCTACATGGGCACGATCCACCGCCATATAGGCTCTGAGCACGCTGTAGCGCTCAATGGCCTCATCCACCTTGGATTGTCGGCGAATACCGGCTGTATCAATAAATATATATTTGCCAAATTCGTTTTCTATTACCGTATCGGTGGCATCCCGGGTGGTTCCTGCCATATCCGAAACAATGGCCCGTTCCTCACCAGCCACCTTGTTAATCAGGCTGGATTTGCCCACATTGGGCTTGCCAATCACCGCCACCTTGATGACCATGGGCTCTTCCTCAGGCATGTGCTCAAAATCAATGTGCTCAAAGACAGCATCCAGCAGATCGCCGGTGCCATGGCCATGAGCAGCGGAAACCGCCACCGGATCGCCAAGGCCCAGATTGTAAAATTCATAGTATTCCATGGGCGGCTCGCCAACACTATCCGCCTTGTTGACGCACAGCACAATGGGCTTGCCGCTTTTGAGCAGAATGGAGGCCACATCTGCATCGGTGGCCGTTACCCCAGACCGCAGATCGGTAACCATCACAATCACCTGCGCACTGTCAATGGCCACTTGGGCCTGACGGCGCATCTGCTCCAGCATAGAATCATCGGAATAGGGCTCAATACCGCCGGTATCCACCAGCATAATATCCTTGTTCCGCCAGTTACAGGGCGCGTAAATCCGATCCCGGGTCACGCCGGGCGTATCCTCAACAATGGAGAGCCGCTGGCCCACCAGCTTGTTGAAAAGCGTGGATTTGCCCACATTGGGGCGGCCCACAATGGCTACAACAGGTTTTTCCATAATAATCCCCCTTTCAAACGGGAAGGCTTCGCCTTTTTCGTCGGGCATAGGCTCGGCAAAATCATTTTCTTCGCTCTCGATGACAAAGGCTTCGCCTTTTTTTACCTAAAAAACGAAGTGCCGCAAAGGGGGGCACCGACGATCCCTATGCGAGGGTTTTCCCACAAAAGGAGGAGGAAAACTTTAATTTATAGCTGGGTTTCCTTGCCTACTTTAATACGATGCGGTTTTTCTTTGCATACTTTCTTTTTTTCTAAAAAGAAAGTATGTGGTTTTTCTTTGCTGACTTTCCTTTTTCAAAAAGAAAGTCAGCGGCCAAGCAGAGCATCCAACAGGTCAAAGCCATCGTTCTCTACCAGGCGAATGGTACAGCCCAGTGCTTTTTCCACCTGTGGGACCGTGTAATCATCCAGAAAGCGATCCTTTTCATGGCGCAGCATCGCCATGGGCAGCAGGAGTTCATCCCCCAGTGGCCGCCCTGCCAGCTGTGCACAAAGATCCGTACCGGTAACCAGCCCCGCAACGGTAATGGTGGGGCCAAAATAATCATTGCGGATCGGCACCACCTCTGCCTCCAGCCCCGGGAAAGCAGACTGGGCCTTTTTCACCAATCTATCCAGCAGACCGCCTGCCGCTGTTCCCGTGGCCAGTGTAATCCGGCGGGGAGAAATGGTTTCCCCTTCCCCCTCCAATGCCATCTCAAACTCATGGGTCAGCATGGAAACAAGACCCACACCATTTTCCAGCTGTTCAAAATCGCCGTAAAAGGTGGAATCCGGAATGGGCAGACCGGCCTTGAGGTAAAATTCATCGGCGGCATAAGCAATGCGCACTCCATGGAGCGCCTGCATTTCATCCCCAACCGCCTGAATCTGGCTCACAACCTGCTGGGCTTCCTGCGGGGTGAACAGCCGCAGCTGGGGCAGCTTTTCCCGGAAGCTGGTCAGCCCCACCGGCACCACCGCCAAACTTTGTAGATTGGGAGCCAGCTTGCAGAGATCACAGAGGCTTCTTTCAAGCTGAGGCCCATCGTTGACGCCGGGGCAAAGCACCAGCTGGGCGTTGACCTTGATGCCCGCCTCAGTAAGCATGGGAATAAACCGCAGAACCTCACCGGCAAAGCGGTTTTTCATCATCTTCACCCGCAGAACCGGGTCGGTGGTGTGCACCGAAATGTTGATGGGGCTGATGCGCATTTTAATGATGCGCCGGATATCCTCTTCCTTCAGGTTTGTCAGAGTGACATAGCTGCCAAAGAGGAAGGACATGCGGCTATCATCATCCTTGATATAAAGGGAATCCCGCATACCCTGCGGCATTTGATTGACAAAACAGAACATGCAGTCATTGGCGCAGGTATGCTGCTTGTCCATCAAATAGGTGGTGAATTCCAGCCCCAGATCATCGTATTCACCCTTGCGGATTTTCACGGTAACCGGCTGGCCCGCAGGATCGCTCAGCTCGATAACAAGGTGGCGCTCCACCATATAAAAGCGGTAATCCAATACATCCCGGATGGAGTGCCCGTTGATGGTATGCAGGATAAAGCCATCCCCAAGACCGTGACGCTGGGCAATGGAGCCCTCCTGCGCCCCGCAGATCCTGACTGACATACCAAAAACCTCCCCGGAAAGGCACCGCCTCTCTCATATCTTTTCAAAAATCCCCAGAAACACATAAAGGGGTGGAAAACATCTCCACCCCACATGCTCTGGTAACATAAGCTTTTTTATGCTTCCATCTCAATAACTTGCTTGCCTTTGTAGTAGCCACAGGTTCCGCAAACACGATGCGGTACTTTGAGCTCACCACACTGGGTGCATTTAGAAAAAGCGGGCGCACTGATCTTCCATACATTGGATCTTCTTTTATCACGGCGGGCTTGAGATACCTTTCTCTTTGGTACTGCCATTGCCGGTCACCTCCTTCTTAGATTCCTTTAGATGCTGTCATTTTCGATAAGCTTCCTTAATACATCAAACCGGGGGTCAGGGCGGCTGGTAGAGCAGCCACAGGCTCCTTCGGTCAAATTGGCTCCACAAGTGGGGCACAGTCCGGGGCAATCCTCCCGGCACAGAACATTGGAGGGCAGCTCAGGCAGCAGGTCGGATTCAAACAATTCTTGGGTATCCAGCATACCGCTGGAATCACAGAAAAGTGCATCCTCCCGGGGCTCATGAAACACAGGATGAGAAAAATGATAACGAACAGGCACACTCACCGGAGCAAGGCACCGCCCGCAGCGGGCTTCGAGTACAGCATTCAGTTCATATTCAAGGGTGATACCCTGAATATCCTCCCGCACACATCCGGTAATTTCCGCAGGCTGGTGAAAGGGATACTCTCCCCACAGGCGTATATCCGCCAAATCCAACTTATGAGAAAACTCCAGCTGCCGGGTCTCCCCTTTAAGAAGAGGCCTTACATTGATTTTCATTTACTCCCACCAAAGTATGTGCTTTGCCGCTAAAAAAGAGCGCAAAACAACACAGTTTCCAAAAGTCACGAAGTTATTATAGTAAGTTTAAAGGCTTTTGTCAATAGGCCGTCCGGCAAAAGAGGACAAAACTTGCCCTAAAATCCCTTTTTAATGCCAGTTCGCCCCCAGAACCCCCCACAAACTGGAAAAGGCTTCCGGTTTGGAGCCTGCAATAAACGACCCGAAGGCACCTGAAGGGAAGCCTCCCTTCGGGTGCCTTACCGGGTGATCACAGCATTATGGCCTTATTGAGCGGTTTTACCAATTTTCGGGCAAATCGCCACTTAGTGAATCACGTAGGATTTTATAGAATCGGGAAGATCCTTTTCATCGCAGGAAACGGTAAAGGTAATCTGGGTATCGGTGGATTTGAGCAGTTCGCTCAGGCGCACAATCAGAGATTCGAGAGCCGCAATATCCTTGGTGCCCTTTTCGCTGGAAATAATTTTGAGAGTAGCGTCTGCAAAAATCTCGGTAATATCGTAGTTGCCAGCCAGCAGGCCTGCAATAAAGCCATAGTATGCATCGGCTCCGTAGGTTTTGTATTCCTCAATATCGATGAGACGGATGTGGTAGTTCACATCAAATTTCAGAGAATCTCCTTTTTCGATGCAGACCACATTTCCCTTGGAGGTTTTTCCGGCCTGATTGACCAGATCAATTAAAGCCTTGGTTTTTCCGGTGCCTTTGTTCCCTGCAATCAATTTAATCATGTGAAATCCTTCCCTTCTGTTGCTGTATTATGATAGGATGCCCACACAAGGCAGGCACGAACTGCATATAGAATAAGTTTCTGCTCAGCCCAAGCGAGCCTCCAGCCGAGCCTTTGCCTCTTCGTAACCGGGTTTGCCCAAAAGGGCAAACATGTTGGTTTTGTAGCCTTCTACTCCCGGCTGATCAAAGGGGTTGATCCCCATCAGATAACCACTGATGGCACAGGCCTTCTCAAAGAAATAAATGAGATAGCCCAACTCCCCTTCACTGATGCAGGGTACATGGATAACTACGTTGGGCACACCGCCCTCCACATGGGCGAGAAGCGTTCCTTCAAAGGCCTTGCGGTTGACCACCGACATATCCTGGCCGGATAGGAAGTTCAGCCCATCAAAGTTATCAGGGTCCTCCCGGATAAAGAGATCGGCCACCGGGCGCTGGATGTTGATTACTGTTTCAAACATACAGCGGGAACCATCCTGCATAAACTGCCCCATGGAATGCAGATCGGTGGAGAACACCACCGAGGCCGGGAACAATCCTTTATGGTCTTTGCCCTCGCTTTCGCCAAAGAGCTGCTTGTACCATTCGTTCATCAGGGTCATGCAGGGCTCGTAGGCCGCCAGCACCTCTACAGCCTTGCCCTTGCTGTAAAGAATGTTTCGAATAGCCGCATAGCGGTAGCAATCGTTTTGCTCCAGATTGATTTCGCTGTAATCACGGCGGGCCTTGGCTGCACCCTCCATCAGCGCTTCAATGTCACAGCCCGCAACGGCGATGGGCAGCAGCCCCACCGGAGTCAACACCGAATAGCGTCCGCCCACATCATCGGGGATAACAAAGGTTTCATAGCCTTCACGGTCGGCCAGCTCCTTCATGGTGCCCCGGGCCTTATCGGTGGTGCAGTAAATGCGGCTTTTGGCGCCTTCCTTGCCGTAACGCTTTTCCAGCAGCTCCCGGAACACCCGGAAGGCCAGCGCAGGCTCGGTGGTGGTGCCAGATTTGGAAATCACGTTGACTGAAATATCCTTGCCCTTGCATAGCTCGATAATCTCATTGAGATAGGTGGGGCTGATGCTGTTGCCCGCAAAATAAATGTTGGGCGTTTCTTTATCAAGAAGGTTATAGTTGTTGGAGCGGAGGAACTCAATGGCCGCCCGAGCTCCCAGATAGCTGCCCCCAATGCCGATGACCACCAGCACCTGGCTTTGCTTCTGAATGCGTGCAGCCGCCTCCTTAATGCGGACAAACTCCTTCTTATCATAATCCACAGGCAGGTTGAGCCAGCCCAAATAATCGCTGCCCAAACCGCTTCCCGAATGAAGCACCTGATGGGCGGCCTCCACAAGAGGCTGCATGCCCAAAAGCTCGTGCGGGGCGATAAAATCCTCCACATAGCGTGTATCCAAGGTCAGTGCCATCGTCAACACCCTTTCAGTCAGAATCATGCCGAAACCAGCCAGTCGGCTGACGGTTCGTGTGCCTTTGTTTTTCAGAAGCCGAAAAAGCCGGCTTACAGAATACCATTCCAATATTCTGCGCAAAAAGCGCCTTTGTATCAGCCGAAAGACTGCCCTTGCGCTGCAAAATCTCCACTTGGAAGGGTTGCCTATATTGTACCCTATTGTGGTGTTTTTTTCAAGCAATCCTGCTCTGTGATTGTGACATTTGTGTAAATTTACTAACTTCCCAACCATTCTTTGAAAAGAACCCACACCACTCCTTTTTCTTTGAGTTTTTCCGGCAAAATCAGAGCCGATGTGCCCTCCGCTTTTTGGCTGTTTTAAAAATATTGCTCTAAAAATTGCCGCTAATCACCATATAGGCAAATACGCTGGATTTTTCACCCGAAACAGTATATACTGAGAATGCGGACAGAAGTCTGCGCTTTCTATGGGGGCATCCAATGCCCTCCATCGTCCCCCCGGATTGTGCCGCTGGGGCATAAGAAGTGAAATTTCTGCGTCAAACTAAATTCAACTGCGGAGAATTACGAATTAATCCCAGATATATTAGCAGTTTGACTGAAAGAAGTTATGATTATGAAAGGAGGCGAAAGAATGCGTAAGGTTTACATTGAAGGCATGGGCTGCCAGCACTGTGTGGATGCCGTTACCGCTGCTTTATCCGGTCTGGGCCTTTCGGATATTCAGGTGAATTTGGAGAGCGGCTTTGCTTCCTTTGCAGGCTCTGCTGAGGATAGCGCCATTCAGGCTGCTATTGAGGATGCCGGCTACGATGCGGTTTCCTTTGGCTAAGATTTGCGATTTTTTAAATACCCCCACCTGCTTAGCAGATGGGGGTATTTTTTACACAAAAAGGCCGGTAAAGGCCAAGCGTTTGCTTGTTTCTTTACCGGCAGCTTTTCTTTTGTGTTCCCATTGGGAAGAACGCCCGTAATCTTTACCGGGCAGATACCCGAAGTAAAGGAATCGGTATTTCCGCCCTTAATGAGGGTTAATCATTGAGCAACCTGTTAAACGTCCTCTATCAGGCTTGCCCAGATCGATTTTTCTTTGGTAACTTTCTTTTATCAAAAAGAAAGTTACCGGAAATTGAAGGCAGAGTTGCCCAGATACACGGCACTGGCGCCCAGCTCTTCTTCAATGGCAAGCAGGCGGTTGTATTTGGCAACACGGTCGGAGCGGGAAGGAGCACCGGTCTTGATCTGGCCGGCGTTGACAGCCACAGCCAAATCAGCGATGGTGGTATCCTCCGTCTCACCGGAGCGGTGGGAAATAACGGAGGTATAACCTCTGCGCTGCGCAGTGGAAATGGCATCCAAAGTCTCGGAAAGGCTGCCGATCTGGTTAACCTTAACCAGAATGGAGTTGGCCGCACCCAGAGAGATGCCCTTCTGGAGGCGCTTGGCGTTGGTAACAAACAGATCGTCACCAACCAGCTGCACCTGATGGCCAAGGCGCTTGGTGATATCCACCCATGCATCCCAGTCTTCTTCGGCTACGCCGTCTTCAATGGAAACGATGGGGTATTTGTTGCACAGGTTTTCCCAGAAGCCGATCAGCTCATCGGGGCTGTATTGGGTCCCCTTCTTAGGCAGAACATACTGGCCGTCCTTGGCCCATTCACTGGAAGCGGCATCGATGGCAATTTTGAAATCATCGCCTACCCGGTAGCCGGCCTTATCCACAGCGTCCAGAATGTATTTAATGGCTTCTTCATCGTCGCCCAGATTGGGGGCAAAGCCGCCCTCATCACCAACAGCGGTGGCAAGTCCCTTTGCTTTGAGCAGGCCGCCCAAAGTGTGGAACACCTCCACGCAATAGCGCAGGGCTTCTTTAAAGCTGGGAGCGCCCACAGGCATGATCATGAATTCCTGAATATCCACGTTGTTGGAGGCATGGGCACCGCCGTTAAGGATGTTCATCATCGGAACCGGCAGGGTTACACCGTTGATGCCGCCGATAAAGCGGTAAAGAGGAATGTGCAGAGAATTGGCAGCCGCCTTGGAAGCCGCCAGAGATACGGCCAGAATGGCGTTGGCACCCAAACTGGATTTATTATCGGTGCCATCCAGCTTAAGCATAGCACGATCCAGTGCGCTGATATCCTTTGCATCCATGCCCACCAGCGCTTCGGCAATATCACCGGAAACGTTGCCTGCGGCGGTCATAACGCCTTTACCCATAAAGCGCTTGGATTTTTTATCCCGCAGCTCATGGGCCTCAAAAATACCGGTGGAAGCACCGGAGGGTACACCCGCAGAGCCTACCGAACCATCTTCCAGAGTTACAACCGCTTCAACAGTGGGATTCCCCCGGCTATCGATAATCTCACGGCCTTTTACACATACGATGTTTTGTCTGTTTCTCATTGCTTTACCTCCTATAAAATCAAAAATTGTTTAAAAATACCAATTGCATCCCAGTTATGTTTGACAAATAATTGTGCAAAATACATTTGTCCAACCAATTCCAGCATCTTTGTTCACACACAAAATCTGCCACAATGTTATAATAACACCAGAAAGTCAATTTTTCTTTGATTATGTTAACATCTTTACGGCAGAAACAAAAATATGGAGGAACTTTAAAATGAAACATCTGCGTTTCCTTGCTCTTTTACTGGTTGTTCTGGTTGCGGTTACAGGCTGCGGTAAGCGGGATGGACAAGTTTCCAGCCTGCCGGAAGTCGTATCCAGTGTTCCGCCCGTTGCCAGCATGCCTGCGGAAGAAAGCCGTAATTTGCCTTCGGATGTAGAAGATTTTACCTCTGATCTGGAGGAAGATACCTCAAAAGTAGTTGATAAGGCCGAATCTCTCGGCGAAGACCTGATCGGTGATGGATCGGATATTTCCGATGTTAAAAGCACAACAACAATGAGCGGCGATTTTGCGAAATTCGCCGCTTTTAATGCTGAAAAGAAGGAGTGGGGCTCAGGCGGCCCCACCGATGATAAACTGCGGCCGGATGGCTGCACCCTTTACCAAAAGCGTTATGGGGATTACAGCGCCTACTTTATTTACCCCGAAGAGCAGCGCATTTATCTGACCTTTGATGAAGGCTATGAAAACGGCTATACCCCTCAGATTCTGGATACATTGCTGGATCATCAGGTAAAGGCCGTGTTTTTTATCACATATGATTTTGCCAAGACACAGCCCGAGCTGGTGAAGCGCATGATCAACGAGGGACATACCATCGGAAACCACAGCACCAAGCATCTTTCCTTCCCCACCATGCCCATAGACGAGGCTGCTGCGGATTTGCAGAACCTGCACGACTATGTGCTCAAAAATTTTGGCTACAACATGACCCTTTTCCGCTTCCCTATGGGGGAGTTCAGCGAGCAGACCTTGGCACTGGCCCAATCCATGGGTTATAAATCCATCTTCTGGAGCTTTGCTTACGCCGATTACAACATCAACAACCAGCCCGATCCTCAGGCCTCCCTAAAAAAGATCGTGGATAAGGCTCACCCGGGTGCCATTTATCTTCTCCATGCGGTTTCTAAAACCAACGCCGATATTTTGGATGAGGCCATCGCTTCCCTGAAGCTTAAGGGCTATACCTTCTCCCTGCTGGATGCCTAAGGAGGCTTCGCCTCGCTGTTGGGGCATAGGCTTTCAAAAGTGTTACGATCGAAAAGCAAAAATTACGATTTAATAGGGGTTTTGCCTAACAAAGAGGGCAAAGCCCCTTTAATTTTATAAAAAATCATTGCCTTCGAGAACCGATTATACAATTTTAATCCTGCCTGTGCCCCCGAGGTTTTTCTTTTGCCTGCTTTTCTTTTTTCAAAAAGAAAAGCAGGTGCATGTTCCATCTAAAAACCGCATACATATAGTACTGGCAGCTCCCTCCGGCGGCGACCGGCCGGGGCCCAATACCAAAACAACGAGGTGTGGAACATATGATAAAGAAATCCGCAAGCATGCTGCTGGCTCTGCTGCTGGCCCTGATGCTGCCTGTATCCGGCTTTGCCGATGAGGTGGAGGTGGATCTGAAAATCAACGAGCCTCTGCCAACGGCGGTCATCGTAGATG is a window from the Oscillospiraceae bacterium MB08-C2-2 genome containing:
- the eno gene encoding phosphopyruvate hydratase: MRNRQNIVCVKGREIIDSRGNPTVEAVVTLEDGSVGSAGVPSGASTGIFEAHELRDKKSKRFMGKGVMTAAGNVSGDIAEALVGMDAKDISALDRAMLKLDGTDNKSSLGANAILAVSLAASKAAANSLHIPLYRFIGGINGVTLPVPMMNILNGGAHASNNVDIQEFMIMPVGAPSFKEALRYCVEVFHTLGGLLKAKGLATAVGDEGGFAPNLGDDEEAIKYILDAVDKAGYRVGDDFKIAIDAASSEWAKDGQYVLPKKGTQYSPDELIGFWENLCNKYPIVSIEDGVAEEDWDAWVDITKRLGHQVQLVGDDLFVTNAKRLQKGISLGAANSILVKVNQIGSLSETLDAISTAQRRGYTSVISHRSGETEDTTIADLAVAVNAGQIKTGAPSRSDRVAKYNRLLAIEEELGASAVYLGNSAFNFR
- a CDS encoding polysaccharide deacetylase family protein — translated: MKHLRFLALLLVVLVAVTGCGKRDGQVSSLPEVVSSVPPVASMPAEESRNLPSDVEDFTSDLEEDTSKVVDKAESLGEDLIGDGSDISDVKSTTTMSGDFAKFAAFNAEKKEWGSGGPTDDKLRPDGCTLYQKRYGDYSAYFIYPEEQRIYLTFDEGYENGYTPQILDTLLDHQVKAVFFITYDFAKTQPELVKRMINEGHTIGNHSTKHLSFPTMPIDEAAADLQNLHDYVLKNFGYNMTLFRFPMGEFSEQTLALAQSMGYKSIFWSFAYADYNINNQPDPQASLKKIVDKAHPGAIYLLHAVSKTNADILDEAIASLKLKGYTFSLLDA